Proteins encoded within one genomic window of Citrobacter amalonaticus Y19:
- a CDS encoding Gfo/Idh/MocA family protein, producing MLNIAIVGTGNISHQHIQGYLTFPERCRIVALVDIFPEKAEEKKARYGLHDARVYASHQAMLEAGTAVDLVDVCTPPYVHAEIAINALSRGKHVLCEKPMAASLEECDAMIAAQRASGKTLSVIAQNRFTDAFWRLKTAVDSGLAGKICHAQVDSFWWRGHCYYDLWWRGTWEKEGGGCTLNHAVHHIDAIQWMLGFPSEVVAMMANVAHDNAEVEDLSAAIFRYPNGALTQLTASVVHHGEDQKIVIQGEKARISAPWKVFASQSADNGFPQAENDSAREDSLTTRFHATPALKWTLHTGQIDNVLTAIEKEIEPLVDGEQGKRSLELITAIYKSAIVRSVVTLPVQRDDAFYRTGGLLQKAPHFYEKSASVSNFAEVGAIPLGKDLDSGVEE from the coding sequence ATGCTGAACATCGCGATTGTCGGAACGGGGAATATCTCGCATCAGCACATTCAGGGCTATCTGACGTTTCCTGAGCGCTGTCGAATTGTCGCCCTGGTGGATATTTTTCCCGAAAAGGCCGAAGAGAAAAAAGCGCGTTACGGACTGCACGACGCACGAGTTTACGCCAGCCATCAGGCAATGCTGGAAGCTGGGACGGCGGTTGACCTGGTGGATGTCTGCACACCGCCCTACGTCCATGCGGAAATCGCCATCAATGCCCTGAGTCGCGGCAAACATGTCCTCTGCGAAAAACCGATGGCGGCGTCGCTGGAAGAGTGCGACGCGATGATTGCCGCACAACGGGCGAGCGGCAAAACCCTGTCGGTCATCGCGCAAAACCGTTTTACCGACGCCTTCTGGCGTTTGAAAACGGCGGTGGATTCCGGCCTTGCGGGCAAGATTTGTCACGCTCAGGTGGATTCCTTCTGGTGGCGCGGACACTGCTACTACGACCTGTGGTGGCGCGGTACGTGGGAGAAAGAAGGCGGTGGCTGCACGCTCAACCACGCAGTGCACCATATTGACGCCATCCAGTGGATGCTCGGCTTTCCCAGCGAAGTGGTGGCGATGATGGCCAACGTCGCCCACGACAATGCGGAAGTGGAAGATCTCAGCGCCGCCATCTTCCGCTATCCCAATGGCGCGCTGACCCAACTGACTGCTTCGGTGGTGCATCACGGTGAAGACCAGAAAATTGTGATTCAGGGCGAGAAGGCGCGCATTTCCGCGCCGTGGAAAGTGTTCGCCAGCCAGTCCGCAGACAATGGTTTCCCGCAGGCTGAAAACGATTCTGCACGAGAAGACAGCCTGACGACGCGGTTTCACGCCACCCCGGCCCTGAAATGGACGCTGCATACCGGGCAAATTGACAACGTGTTAACCGCCATTGAAAAGGAGATCGAACCGCTGGTGGATGGCGAACAGGGCAAACGCTCGCTGGAACTGATCACCGCTATCTATAAATCGGCGATCGTCCGTTCGGTGGTGACCCTGCCTGTTCAACGCGACGACGCGTTTTATCGCACGGGCGGCCTGCTCCAAAAGGCTCCACATTTTTATGAGAAATCCGCCTCGGTGAGCAATTTTGCCGAGGTAGGCGCGATCCCGCTGGGTAAAGACTTAGATTCAGGAGTGGAAGAATGA
- a CDS encoding Gfo/Idh/MocA family protein: MKKVRFGIIGVGNIGTVHARYLLAGTVNDACLTAVCDNNAAKHAAIRQLVGDSVTLFSDARDMLESGLIDAVIVATPHYDHPGLSIMAMRQGIHTLCEKPAGVYTAQVKEMNACARECDVVFSMMYNQRPNPLYQKVKDLIDSGELGELRRSNWIITNWYRSQSYYNSGGWRATWKGEGGGVLLNQDPHQLDLWQWLVGMPVRMRAFCKFGKHRQIEVENEVTAYAEYANGATGVFITTTAEAPGTNRLEIVGDRGKVVVEEGRLRFWRLRESETEFNARWQNGFGEPECWEVSIPTAPECSEHVVITRNFTAAILHGEPLIAPGQEGIHGLTLSNAMHLSTWTDDWVTLPIDEQRYYQLLQEHIASSVEKTVASRTLDASGTW; this comes from the coding sequence ATGAAAAAAGTACGTTTTGGCATTATTGGCGTGGGCAACATCGGTACCGTCCATGCCCGTTATCTGCTGGCGGGAACCGTGAATGACGCCTGCCTGACCGCCGTGTGCGACAACAACGCCGCTAAGCATGCCGCCATCCGCCAGTTGGTGGGCGATTCCGTGACGCTGTTCAGCGACGCGCGCGACATGCTGGAGAGCGGACTGATCGACGCCGTCATTGTCGCGACGCCGCACTACGATCATCCAGGGCTGTCCATCATGGCCATGCGTCAGGGGATCCACACGCTCTGTGAGAAACCCGCCGGCGTCTACACCGCTCAGGTTAAGGAGATGAACGCCTGCGCCCGCGAGTGCGACGTGGTCTTCAGCATGATGTACAACCAGCGCCCTAACCCGCTGTATCAGAAGGTGAAAGACCTGATCGACAGCGGTGAACTGGGCGAACTGCGCCGCTCCAACTGGATAATCACCAACTGGTATCGCTCGCAGAGTTACTACAACTCCGGCGGCTGGCGCGCCACCTGGAAGGGTGAAGGGGGCGGCGTGTTGCTAAACCAGGATCCGCACCAGCTCGATCTCTGGCAGTGGCTGGTCGGTATGCCCGTGCGGATGCGCGCTTTCTGCAAGTTCGGTAAACATCGGCAGATTGAAGTCGAAAACGAGGTGACGGCGTATGCCGAGTACGCGAATGGAGCAACGGGGGTCTTCATCACCACGACCGCCGAAGCGCCGGGCACCAACCGCCTGGAGATTGTCGGCGATCGCGGCAAAGTGGTCGTCGAAGAGGGCCGCCTGCGCTTCTGGCGGTTACGCGAATCCGAAACGGAATTTAACGCCCGCTGGCAAAACGGCTTCGGCGAGCCGGAGTGCTGGGAAGTCTCCATCCCCACCGCCCCGGAGTGTAGCGAACACGTTGTGATTACCCGCAATTTCACCGCCGCCATCCTGCATGGCGAACCGCTCATCGCCCCCGGTCAGGAGGGCATTCACGGCCTGACGCTTTCCAATGCGATGCACCTCTCCACCTGGACGGACGACTGGGTCACGCTGCCCATTGACGAGCAGCGCTACTACCAGCTGTTGCAGGAACATATTGCGTCATCGGTCGAAAAAACGGTTGCCAGCCGCACGCTGGACGCCTCCGGAACCTGGTAA
- a CDS encoding LacI family DNA-binding transcriptional regulator → MPGKLKMDEIAALTGFSVSTVSRVLSGKSYTSDKAREAIVKCARQLGVLDSLASGRLLINGIAVFAPQRTFTAQGDAFYLEVTRGIAEAVAAHDVWVSYCGLDEQRADIKAFLEKANHKNINAIILIGIDDPTIHKLALSLEKPCVLINTQDREGLLDSVSPDHRAIGNRATQYLFDQGHRRILNVTSLRRETMYWRLEGIKEVYRQYQIPFDTHCDLLVTEGFSAEESEQAMGEWLRDTPRHDWPEVIFCAGASMSTGILRVLNAHGVRVPQEMSLMTTGVQELDARIVATVSSMTIPCRALGVEAVHLLQHRLNRPGAPVFNLLLKGMLSQKGTVASATRHAARVTVER, encoded by the coding sequence ATGCCGGGCAAGCTGAAAATGGATGAAATTGCCGCCTTAACGGGCTTCTCAGTGAGTACCGTTTCGCGGGTGCTAAGCGGGAAGTCCTACACCAGCGACAAGGCGCGTGAGGCAATAGTGAAATGTGCGCGACAACTGGGTGTCCTCGACTCACTCGCCAGCGGACGACTGTTGATTAACGGTATCGCCGTCTTTGCCCCGCAGCGCACGTTCACGGCGCAGGGTGACGCTTTCTACCTTGAAGTGACGCGCGGTATTGCTGAGGCAGTCGCTGCACACGATGTCTGGGTGAGCTATTGCGGGCTGGATGAGCAGCGTGCGGATATCAAAGCTTTTCTGGAAAAGGCTAACCATAAGAACATCAATGCCATCATTTTGATTGGCATTGATGATCCGACAATCCACAAGCTGGCACTGTCGCTGGAGAAGCCCTGTGTGTTGATCAACACGCAGGACAGGGAGGGACTGCTGGATTCGGTGTCGCCGGACCATCGGGCGATTGGCAACCGGGCGACGCAGTATCTGTTCGATCAAGGGCACCGGCGCATTCTCAACGTCACCAGTCTGCGGCGGGAGACGATGTACTGGCGGCTGGAAGGTATCAAGGAAGTCTATCGTCAGTACCAGATCCCATTTGATACCCATTGCGATCTGCTGGTGACGGAAGGGTTCAGTGCGGAGGAGTCGGAGCAGGCGATGGGCGAATGGCTGCGCGATACGCCGCGTCACGACTGGCCGGAAGTGATTTTCTGCGCTGGCGCGTCGATGTCCACCGGCATCCTGCGCGTATTGAACGCCCACGGGGTGCGCGTTCCGCAAGAGATGTCGCTGATGACCACGGGCGTACAGGAACTGGATGCCCGCATCGTGGCGACAGTGAGCAGCATGACCATTCCCTGCCGGGCGCTGGGCGTGGAGGCAGTGCATCTGCTGCAACACCGCCTGAACCGACCCGGTGCGCCGGTGTTTAATCTGTTGCTGAAAGGGATGCTTTCACAGAAAGGGACTGTTGCCAGCGCCACGCGGCATGCGGCCCGCGTGACGGTGGAACGCTAA
- the msrA gene encoding peptide-methionine (S)-S-oxide reductase MsrA: protein MSLFDKKHLISPSDALPGRNTPMPVATLHAVNEHSMTNVPEGMEIAIFAMGCFWGVERLFWQLPGVYSTAAGYTGGYTPNPTYREVCSGETGHAEAVRVVYDPAVISYEQLLQVFWENHDPAQGMQQGNDHGTQYRSAIYPLTPEQDSAARASVERFQAAMHAAGDERHITTEISNATPFYYAEDDHQQYLHKNPYGYCGIGGIGVCLPPDA, encoded by the coding sequence ATGAGTCTATTTGATAAAAAGCACCTGATTTCACCGTCGGATGCATTACCTGGGCGCAATACCCCGATGCCCGTGGCGACGCTGCATGCCGTCAACGAACATTCGATGACGAACGTCCCCGAAGGGATGGAAATCGCGATTTTCGCGATGGGCTGTTTCTGGGGCGTAGAACGGTTGTTCTGGCAGTTGCCCGGCGTTTACAGCACGGCAGCGGGGTACACCGGCGGCTACACGCCGAATCCCACCTACCGGGAAGTCTGTTCCGGCGAAACGGGCCACGCCGAAGCGGTGCGCGTGGTGTACGATCCGGCGGTCATCAGCTACGAACAGTTGCTACAGGTTTTCTGGGAAAACCACGATCCGGCACAGGGCATGCAACAGGGTAACGACCACGGCACCCAGTATCGTTCGGCCATTTATCCGCTGACACCGGAGCAGGACAGCGCCGCTCGCGCCAGCGTTGAGCGCTTCCAGGCCGCCATGCACGCGGCAGGCGACGAGCGCCACATCACCACCGAAATCAGCAACGCGACACCGTTTTATTACGCTGAAGACGACCACCAGCAGTATCTGCACAAAAATCCGTACGGCTACTGCGGGATCGGCGGGATTGGCGTCTGTTTACCCCCTGACGCGTAA
- the tamA gene encoding autotransporter assembly complex protein TamA, translating to MPHIRQLCWVSLLCLSSSAFAANVRLQVEGLSGELEKNVRAQLSTIQGDEVTPDRRFRARVDDAIREGLKALGYYEPTIDFDLRPPPAKGRQVLVAKVTPGEPVRIGGTEVILRGGARTDRDYLDLLKTRPAIGTVLDHGDYDSFKKSLTSVALRKGYFDSEFNKSQLGIALDRHQAFWDIDYNSGERYRFGHVSFEGSQIREEYLQNLVPFKEGDAYESKDLGELNRRLSATGWFNSVVVAPEFDKARKTKVLPLKGVVSPRTENTIETGGGYSTDVGPRVKTTWKKPWMNAYGHSLTTSASISSPEQQLDFSYKMPLLKNPLEQYYLVQGGFKRTDLNDTEQDSTTLAVSRYWDLSSGWQRAINLRWSLDHFTQGEVTNTTMLLYPGVMISRTRSRGGLMPTWGDSQRYSIDYSNTAWGSDVDFSVFQAQNVWIRSLYDRHRFVMRGNLGWIETGDFDKVPPDLRFFAGGDRSIRGYKYKSISPEYSNGDLKGASKLATGSLEYQYNVTGKWWGAMFVDSGEAVSDIRKSDFKTGAGVGVRWQSPVGPIKLDFAVPVGDKDEHGLQFYIGLGPEL from the coding sequence GTGCCACATATTCGTCAGTTATGCTGGGTGAGCCTGTTGTGTTTAAGCAGTTCTGCCTTTGCCGCGAACGTCCGTCTACAGGTCGAAGGGCTATCGGGAGAACTGGAGAAAAACGTCCGGGCACAACTCTCAACCATCCAGGGTGATGAAGTCACGCCGGACCGACGTTTTCGTGCGCGCGTGGATGACGCCATCCGCGAAGGGTTAAAGGCACTCGGCTATTACGAACCAACCATTGATTTCGATCTGCGTCCGCCTCCGGCGAAAGGGCGTCAGGTGCTGGTGGCCAAAGTGACGCCCGGTGAACCGGTGCGCATTGGCGGAACAGAAGTCATTTTACGCGGCGGCGCGCGTACCGACAGAGATTATCTGGATCTGCTGAAAACGCGTCCGGCGATCGGTACGGTGCTCGATCATGGGGACTATGACAGCTTCAAAAAGTCATTAACCAGCGTGGCGCTACGTAAAGGGTATTTCGACAGCGAATTTAATAAGAGCCAGTTGGGTATTGCGCTCGATCGCCATCAGGCGTTCTGGGATATCGATTACAACAGCGGCGAACGTTATCGCTTTGGTCACGTCTCCTTTGAAGGCTCGCAGATCCGCGAGGAGTACCTGCAAAACCTGGTGCCGTTTAAAGAAGGGGATGCGTACGAGTCGAAAGATCTCGGCGAACTGAACCGCCGACTCTCGGCGACCGGCTGGTTTAACTCCGTGGTTGTCGCGCCCGAATTCGATAAAGCGCGGAAAACCAAAGTGTTGCCGCTGAAGGGGGTGGTGTCGCCGCGAACGGAAAACACCATTGAGACCGGGGGGGGCTATTCCACCGACGTGGGGCCGCGTGTGAAGACTACGTGGAAAAAGCCGTGGATGAACGCTTACGGCCACAGCCTGACGACCAGCGCCAGTATCTCGTCACCTGAACAGCAGCTGGATTTCAGCTATAAAATGCCGCTGCTGAAGAACCCGCTGGAGCAATACTATCTGGTGCAGGGCGGTTTTAAGCGTACCGATCTTAACGATACCGAACAGGACTCCACCACGCTTGCGGTTTCCCGCTACTGGGATCTTTCCAGCGGCTGGCAGCGCGCCATTAACCTGCGCTGGAGTCTCGACCACTTTACGCAGGGGGAGGTGACGAACACCACCATGCTGCTTTATCCCGGCGTGATGATCAGCCGTACCCGCTCGCGCGGCGGCCTGATGCCCACCTGGGGCGACTCCCAGCGTTACTCCATTGATTACTCCAACACCGCCTGGGGCTCTGACGTCGACTTCTCGGTCTTTCAGGCGCAAAACGTCTGGATCCGTTCCCTGTACGATCGCCATCGTTTCGTGATGCGCGGCAACCTAGGCTGGATTGAAACCGGCGATTTCGACAAAGTGCCGCCAGACCTGCGTTTCTTCGCCGGGGGCGACCGCAGTATTCGCGGCTATAAATACAAATCCATTTCGCCAGAATACAGCAATGGTGACCTGAAAGGGGCCTCGAAACTGGCGACCGGGTCGCTGGAGTACCAGTACAACGTCACCGGAAAATGGTGGGGGGCGATGTTTGTCGATAGCGGTGAAGCGGTCAGCGATATCCGTAAGAGTGATTTCAAAACCGGCGCCGGGGTGGGCGTACGCTGGCAGTCTCCGGTCGGGCCAATTAAGCTCGATTTTGCCGTTCCGGTCGGCGACAAAGATGAACACGGTTTACAGTTTTACATCGGTCTGGGGCCTGAATTATGA
- the tamB gene encoding autotransporter assembly complex protein TamB: MSLWKKISLGVLIFILLLLGTVAFLVGTTTGLHLIFNAANRWVPGLEIGQVTGGWRDLSLKNIRFDQPGVAVNAGEVHLAVGLDCLWNSSLCVNDLSLKDINVAIDSKKMPPSAPVEEEESGPLNLSTPYPVTLSRVALNNVNIKIDDTTVSVMAFTSGLHWQEKDLTLKPTSLQGLLIALPKVAEVAQEEVVEPKIQNPQPDEKPLGETLKDLFSKPVLPEMTDVHLPLNLNIETFKGEQLRITGDTDLTVHNLLLKVSSIDGNMKLDALDVDSNQGTVNASGTAQLTDNWPVDITLNSTLNMDPLKGEKVKLKVGGALREQLEVGVNLSGPVALDLRAQTRLAEAGLPLNLEVVSQQVYWPFTGDKQFQADDIKLKLTGKMTDYTLSMRAAVKGQDIPPATITLDAKGNEQQINLDKLSVAALEGKTELKALVDWQQAISWRGELTLDGINTAKEVPDWPSKLNGLIKTRGSLYGGTWQMDVPELKLTGNVKQNKVNVNGSLKGNSYMQWTIPGLHLELGPNSADVKGELGVKDLNLDATIDAPGLDNALPGLGGTAKGLVNVRGTVDAPQLLADITARGLRWQELSVAQVRVEGDIKSTDQIAGNLNVRVERISQPDINISLVTLNAKGSEKQHELQLRVQGEPVSGQLDLTGSFDRKEERWKGSLSNTRFQTPVGPLTLTRAIALDYRNQEQKISIGPHCWTNPNAELCVPQTIDAGAEGRAVVNLNRFDLAMLKPFMPEATQASGVFTGKADVSWDTTKEGLPQGNVTLSGRNVKVTQTVNDAPLPLAFDTLNVTADLRNNRAELGWLIRLTNNGQLDGQVQVTDPQGRRNLGGNVNIRNVNLAMVNPIFARGEKAAGMLSANLRLGGDVQSPQMFGQLQLSGLDIDGNFMPFDMQPSQLAMNFNGTRSTLAGVIRTQQGQINLSGDADWSQIDNWRARVAAKGSRVRITVPPMVRLDVSPDVVFEATPNLFTLDGRVDVPWARIVVHDLPESAVGVSSDEVMLNNDLQPEKPQSAGIPINSNLIVHVGNNVRMDAFGLKARLTGDLNVVQDKQGLGLNGQINIPDGRFHAYGQDLIVRKGELLFSGPPDQPLLNIEAIRNPEATEDEVIAGVRVTGTADEPKAEIFSDPAMSQQEALSYLLRGQGLSSDQSDSAAMTSMLIGLGVAQSGQVVGKIGETFGVSNLALDTQGVGDSSQVVVSGYVLPGLQVKYGVGIFDSLATLTLRYRLMPKLYLEAVSGVDQALDLLYQFEF; the protein is encoded by the coding sequence ATGAGTTTATGGAAGAAGATAAGCCTCGGCGTACTGATTTTTATCCTGCTGTTGCTGGGCACGGTGGCGTTTCTGGTTGGAACAACAACCGGCCTGCATCTGATCTTCAATGCGGCGAATCGCTGGGTGCCGGGGCTGGAAATCGGCCAGGTCACCGGCGGCTGGCGCGATTTGTCACTGAAAAATATCCGTTTTGACCAGCCCGGCGTGGCGGTTAATGCGGGTGAAGTGCATCTGGCCGTGGGACTGGATTGCCTGTGGAACAGCAGTTTGTGTGTGAACGATTTGTCGCTCAAAGACATCAATGTGGCAATCGACAGTAAAAAAATGCCGCCGTCCGCGCCGGTCGAAGAAGAAGAGAGCGGGCCGCTGAATCTCTCCACGCCGTATCCGGTCACGCTTTCCCGTGTGGCGCTGAATAACGTCAATATTAAAATTGATGACACAACCGTGTCGGTGATGGCGTTTACCTCCGGTCTGCACTGGCAGGAGAAGGACCTGACCCTGAAGCCCACGTCGTTACAGGGATTGCTGATAGCGCTGCCGAAAGTGGCGGAGGTCGCTCAGGAAGAAGTGGTCGAGCCGAAGATCCAGAACCCGCAGCCGGATGAAAAACCGCTCGGCGAAACGCTGAAAGATCTGTTCTCGAAGCCGGTTCTGCCGGAGATGACGGACGTGCACCTGCCGCTCAATCTCAATATTGAAACGTTCAAAGGCGAGCAACTGCGCATCACCGGTGATACTGACCTGACGGTGCATAACCTGCTGCTGAAGGTGAGTAGCATTGATGGCAACATGAAGCTCGATGCGTTGGACGTTGACTCTAACCAGGGCACGGTGAACGCCAGCGGGACGGCCCAGTTAACCGACAACTGGCCGGTAGACATCACCCTGAACAGCACGCTGAACATGGACCCGCTGAAAGGCGAGAAGGTGAAGCTGAAAGTGGGCGGGGCGCTACGTGAACAACTGGAAGTGGGCGTGAACCTCTCCGGGCCGGTGGCGTTGGATCTGCGTGCCCAGACGCGTCTGGCGGAAGCCGGGCTGCCGCTGAATCTGGAGGTGGTCAGTCAGCAGGTTTACTGGCCGTTTACCGGCGACAAGCAGTTCCAGGCCGACGATATCAAACTCAAGCTCACCGGCAAGATGACGGACTATACGTTGTCGATGCGTGCGGCGGTGAAAGGACAGGATATCCCGCCAGCGACCATCACGCTCGATGCGAAGGGCAACGAACAGCAGATTAATCTCGACAAGCTCAGCGTGGCTGCGCTGGAAGGGAAAACCGAACTGAAGGCGCTGGTGGACTGGCAGCAGGCGATCAGCTGGCGAGGCGAATTGACGCTGGACGGTATCAATACGGCGAAAGAGGTGCCCGACTGGCCGTCGAAGCTCAATGGGTTGATTAAAACCCGGGGCAGTCTGTACGGCGGAACCTGGCAGATGGACGTGCCAGAACTCAAGCTGACCGGTAACGTTAAGCAGAACAAGGTTAACGTTAATGGGTCGCTGAAAGGCAACAGCTATATGCAGTGGACCATTCCGGGGCTGCATCTGGAACTGGGGCCAAACAGCGCCGACGTGAAAGGCGAGCTGGGCGTGAAAGATCTCAATCTGGATGCGACCATCGACGCGCCGGGACTGGACAACGCATTGCCGGGACTCGGCGGTACGGCAAAAGGGCTGGTCAACGTCCGTGGTACGGTTGACGCTCCGCAACTGCTGGCGGATATCACTGCCCGTGGGCTGCGCTGGCAGGAACTGTCCGTTGCCCAGGTGCGCGTGGAAGGCGACATTAAATCGACCGACCAGATTGCCGGTAACCTCAACGTGCGGGTTGAACGCATTTCGCAGCCTGACATAAACATCAGCCTCGTGACGCTGAACGCCAAAGGGAGCGAGAAGCAACATGAACTGCAACTGCGCGTTCAGGGCGAGCCGGTCTCCGGTCAGCTTGATCTGACCGGGAGCTTTGATCGTAAAGAAGAACGCTGGAAAGGCTCGTTGAGCAATACGCGCTTCCAGACGCCGGTTGGGCCATTAACCCTGACCCGCGCCATCGCGCTCGACTACCGTAACCAGGAGCAGAAAATCAGCATCGGGCCACACTGCTGGACAAACCCGAATGCTGAACTGTGCGTGCCGCAAACTATTGATGCCGGTGCCGAAGGGCGGGCGGTGGTGAATCTCAACCGCTTTGACCTGGCGATGCTGAAACCGTTTATGCCGGAGGCGACTCAGGCCAGCGGCGTATTCACCGGCAAAGCGGACGTGTCGTGGGACACTACCAAAGAAGGGTTGCCGCAGGGCAACGTCACGCTCTCCGGGCGTAACGTGAAGGTGACGCAGACGGTCAACGACGCGCCGCTGCCGCTGGCGTTCGATACCCTGAACGTGACGGCCGACTTGCGCAACAATCGTGCGGAACTGGGCTGGTTGATTCGCCTGACCAATAACGGTCAGCTTGATGGCCAGGTGCAGGTAACCGATCCGCAGGGGCGTCGCAATCTGGGCGGCAACGTCAATATTCGCAACGTCAATCTTGCGATGGTAAACCCGATCTTCGCGCGTGGTGAGAAGGCCGCAGGTATGCTGAGCGCCAATCTGCGTCTGGGCGGTGATGTGCAGAGCCCGCAGATGTTTGGGCAATTGCAACTGAGCGGGTTGGATATCGACGGCAACTTTATGCCGTTTGATATGCAGCCGAGCCAACTGGCGATGAACTTCAACGGTACGCGATCGACGCTTGCCGGAGTGATACGAACCCAGCAGGGGCAGATCAACCTGAGCGGCGACGCCGACTGGAGCCAGATCGATAACTGGCGCGCGCGCGTGGCGGCGAAAGGTAGCCGGGTACGCATCACCGTGCCGCCGATGGTGCGCCTCGATGTGTCTCCGGATGTGGTATTCGAGGCGACGCCGAATCTGTTTACGCTGGACGGACGGGTGGACGTGCCGTGGGCGCGTATTGTGGTACACGACCTGCCAGAGAGCGCCGTGGGCGTTTCGAGCGACGAAGTGATGCTCAATAATGACCTGCAGCCTGAGAAGCCGCAGAGTGCCGGGATCCCTATCAACAGCAATCTGATTGTCCACGTCGGTAACAACGTGCGGATGGATGCGTTTGGTCTGAAAGCCCGTCTGACGGGCGATCTGAATGTGGTGCAGGATAAGCAAGGGCTGGGACTTAACGGACAGATCAACATTCCGGACGGTCGCTTCCACGCCTACGGTCAGGATCTGATTGTGCGTAAAGGCGAACTGTTGTTCTCGGGGCCGCCGGACCAACCGTTGCTGAATATTGAGGCTATTCGTAACCCGGAGGCGACAGAGGATGAGGTGATCGCCGGCGTTCGCGTCACCGGAACGGCTGATGAACCGAAGGCTGAGATCTTCTCTGACCCGGCGATGTCGCAGCAGGAAGCGCTCTCTTATCTGCTGCGCGGCCAGGGGTTGAGCAGCGATCAGAGCGACAGTGCGGCAATGACCTCAATGCTTATTGGCCTGGGGGTTGCACAAAGTGGTCAGGTTGTGGGTAAAATCGGGGAGACATTTGGCGTAAGCAATCTGGCACTGGACACGCAGGGGGTGGGCGACTCCTCCCAGGTCGTGGTCAGCGGATACGTACTGCCTGGTCTGCAGGTGAAATATGGTGTGGGTATATTTGACTCGCTGGCGACACTCACGTTACGTTATCGCCTGATGCCTAAGCTATATCTGGAAGCTGTGTCTGGCGTAGATCAGGCACTGGATTTGCTCTATCAGTTTGAGTTTTAG
- a CDS encoding gamma-glutamylcyclotransferase, which translates to MRIFVYGSLRTKQGNSHWMTNAQLLGNYSIDNYQLYSLGHYPGAVPGDGTVHGEVYRIDNATLAELDALRTRGGEYARQLIQTPYGSAWMYVYQRPVDGLTLIDSGNWLDRDQY; encoded by the coding sequence ATGCGAATATTTGTCTACGGCAGTTTACGAACCAAACAAGGCAACAGCCACTGGATGACCAACGCCCAGTTGCTGGGAAATTACAGTATCGATAACTACCAGTTGTACAGTCTGGGCCACTATCCAGGCGCAGTTCCGGGAGACGGAACGGTACACGGTGAGGTTTATCGTATTGATAATGCGACTCTGGCCGAGCTGGATGCTTTGCGCACCCGCGGCGGTGAATACGCACGCCAGTTGATCCAGACGCCGTACGGCAGTGCATGGATGTACGTGTACCAGCGCCCGGTGGACGGATTAACGCTGATCGACAGCGGTAACTGGTTAGACCGAGACCAGTACTGA
- the ppa gene encoding inorganic diphosphatase gives MSLLNVPAGKDLPEDIYVVIEIPANADPIKYEVDKESGALFVDRFMSTAMFYPCNYGYINHTLSLDGDPVDVLVPTPYPLEPGSVIRCRPVGVLKMTDESGEDAKLVAVPHTKLSKEYDHINDVNDLPELLKAQITHFFEHYKDLEKGKWVKVDGWDNAEAAKAEIIASFERAAKK, from the coding sequence ATGAGCTTACTCAACGTCCCGGCCGGTAAAGACCTGCCGGAAGATATCTACGTTGTTATCGAGATCCCGGCTAACGCAGATCCGATCAAATACGAAGTCGACAAAGAGAGCGGCGCACTGTTCGTTGACCGCTTCATGTCCACTGCGATGTTCTATCCGTGCAACTACGGTTACATCAACCACACCCTGTCTCTGGACGGTGACCCGGTTGACGTTCTGGTCCCGACCCCGTATCCGCTGGAACCGGGCTCCGTGATCCGCTGCCGTCCGGTTGGCGTACTGAAAATGACCGACGAATCCGGTGAAGATGCGAAACTGGTTGCCGTGCCGCACACCAAACTGAGCAAAGAGTACGATCACATTAACGATGTGAACGACCTGCCGGAACTGCTGAAAGCACAGATCACGCACTTCTTCGAGCACTACAAAGATCTCGAAAAAGGCAAGTGGGTGAAAGTGGACGGTTGGGACAACGCAGAAGCCGCTAAAGCTGAAATCATTGCCTCCTTCGAGCGCGCCGCGAAGAAATAA